Part of the Candidatus Moraniibacteriota bacterium genome is shown below.
TCTCAATCAGTGTCCTCTTCAGGTATGTCCGAGTCGCATAATCATCGGCAGGGATTCCCTCGCACTCCTTCTCGCGAGAATCGTCAGAGTGAGTCTAGTCGGAAGCCACTTGATTTGGGGTCTATCTCGTCTTTTCTTGCGGAGCCACTTCGGAATATTTCTTTTGAACGTGATCGGAAGTTTGTTGTATCGTCCGCGTCTTCATCACCGAGACAGTCCACACCTCTTTCACCGAGATCGGATCGTCAAGAGAGATCTGCCCCATCGTTTCATGGGAAGGGTCGACAGGCGAATCGACCGGCAAGGGCTCAGCATTCGGGTGGGCAGAGACTGGCGAGTCGCCCGGGGGAAGGAGCAGATGACACCTCGGAAATGTCGAAGAAGACCGCTCGTAAATTCGCAGCAGCACGACGCGAGCCGAAGCCGTTTATCTTTGATAGAAATGAAGGTGGCACGGTGCCACCGATTGGCAAGGGATTGCTTCGTGTCATCCCGATTGGTGGCCAGGAAGAAGTTGGGCGGAATATGACGGTTTTCGAATACGAGAATGATATCGTTATTGTCGATATGGGCGTGCAGTGGCCGGAGGCGGATATGCCCGGTATAGACTATATCGTGCCAAACATTAGCTATCTCAAAGGAAAAGAAAAGAATATTCGCGGTGTTATCTTTACGCATGGACACCTCGATCATATTGGCGCGGCGCCGATTCTTCTCAAGGAATTAAACTATCCGCCAATTATCGGTCGTGATCTGACGATTGCGCTTATCAAACGAAAGGTGGAGGATCATGAACAGGGGTCTACATCACGCCTCAAAATTGTGCCCATACGATCACTCACAGACGCGATACAGCTCGGCGCCTTTCGAGCAAAGTTTTTCGAAGTAGAGCATTCTATCATGGATGCAGTCGGCGTGGTTCTTGAAACGCCAGAAGGGTCCATTATTCATATGGGCGACTGGACTATCGGCAAAGACCCAATCAATCCCAAGCCGATTACCTATACGCATCTCGCCGATCTTCCCAAGCCGACGATACTGATGCTTGAGAGTTTGGGAGCGTTGAAGTCCGGTGATCCGCCGTCGGAGAGGGAAGTGCACCAGAACCTCAAGAATCTCTTGGAAACGGCGCCGGGGCGCATCATTCTCGCGACATTTGCCTCACAGGTGCAGCGCATCGCCTATATCATCGAGTATGCTGAGCGAATCGGGAAGAAAGTGGCGCTCGAAGGCTACAGCATGAAGATGAACATGGAAATCGCCAAGGAGCTCGGGTATCTCAAAGCGAAGAAGGAAACTATTATCACCGTGAATGATATTCATAAGTATCCTGATAATCAGGTGCTCGTGATTTGCACGGGCGCGCAAGGTGAACTCAATGCAGCGCTGTCCAAGATTGTTACTGACAATCATCGATTCATCAAATTGCAGAAAAAAGACACGATTGTTTTTTCATCCTCAGTAATTCCTGGAAATGAGCGAAGCATTCAGCGCCTCAAAGACAATCTTTACCGAAAGTGTGACAATGTGCTCCACAGTGAGACGCTTGATACGCAGGGGGTGCATCTCGACATTCACATTGGTGGACACTCGACTGCAAAGGGCATTGAGGAAATGCTGCGCCAGGTTCGTCCGACATTCTTCTTGCCTGTCTATGCCAATCATTACTTCCTCAAAGAGGCAGCGAAGATTGCTGGTCGGATAGGATTTCCAGCGGAGCGCGTTTTCGTACTCGACAATGGTGGCATTCTCGAAGTGCAGAAAGGCGAAGCAAAAGTATTTCCGAAGAAGGCGGACTCAAGCTATGTCTTTATCGATGGGCTTGGTGTCGGCGATATCGGGCACGTGGTTTTGCGTGATCGGCAGATGCTTGCTCAGGATGGCATGATTGCGATTACGGTTGTCATTGATTCGAAAACGAAGAAAATAATCGGTTCGATACAGATTACCTCGCGCGGCTTCATCCATGTGAAAGAAAACTTCGATCTTGTGAATGAGACAAAACGAAAGGTGACCAAGATTGTGAAAGATTCGACGTCGAGGGACACGTCGCTTGACTGGAATCTCGTACGGAATAATATTCGCGATACAGTCGGGCAATTCCTCTTCATGAAGACAGAGCGGCGTCCGATGGTGCTCCCTGTAATAGTGGAAGCATAGGCATTGCCTGTATCAGGAAACAAGAGAGGGTTTTGACATGTGTTGTCGAGCCCTTTTTTGTTGTTGTGAAGAAGGAGGTTGTGACTATATAAGAGGGGTTGTTTTTCAGAAGAAATTGTTCTTTTGCTTGTCTTCGCTTCGAAAGCCGCAAAAAAACAATTTCTTCTGAAAAACAGTGCGAAATATGCTCTTTTAGCACCTCTCTCGCAGAGGATGAGTTTTGAGGATAGAATGCAATCTCGCAAAGATATTTCTCAAGATGCTATACTAAATGACATATATTTTGTTGATTTTTCTATGGATCATACGGCGTCTTCTCCGACTGAAGAATTATTTCCGGGACTTTCATCGCATGAAGTGAAGGATCGTTCGGAGCGTTATGGCGAGAACGTGCTTGCACCTCGTCGACGTATCAATCCTGTCGTTTCTTTCCTTAAAGAATTCACAAGTCCACTGTTGATTATCTTGCTTGCGGTTTCTTTTGTTTCTTTCTTCTTTCTCGGACAGCGGACAAACGCCACCATTATTTTTGCCATGGTGCTTATCTCTGCTGTGGTTGATTTTGCTAATACGTTTCGATCGGAGCGCGCGGTGGAGCGACTTGCTGAGCGAGTGAAGACACTGTCTCGAGTTCGTCGCAACGGCAAGGAAAAAGAAATAGACGCACGCAGTCTCGTGCCGGATGATATTGTCCTTCTCTCAGCGGGGAGTCTCATCCCAGCTGATGCGGAAGTGCTTGAGGCGCGAGATTTCTTCGTCAATCAGTCGGCATTTACCGGTGAGTCATTCCCGACAGAGAAGCGACCGCTCGGGCAAAGAAGTCCTGCTGATCGCATCACCGAGCGAGATGATCGGGTATTCATGGGGACAAGTGTTGTTTCTGGATTCGCAACTGTGCGAATCCTGCTGATAGGTAAGGAGACTGAATATGGGAAGATTGCTTCGCATGTTTCCGAAGAAAAGGGTGAGACGGATTTCGAGCGGAATATTCGCGGGTTTAGTCTCTTTGTCATGCGACTCAATTTCGTTTTGGTAGGGCTGGTGCTTTTGGTGAATACACTTCTTGGACGTGACTTTGTTGAATCACTCACCTTTTCTATTGCAATTGCTATCGGTCTTACGCCTGAGCTTTTGCCGGTGATGCTCTCAGTGTCGCTTGCTCGCGGTTCAGTACGCATGGCGAAGAAGCATGCCATTGTGAAAAACTTGTCGTCGATTCAAAACTTTGGCAGTATGACGGTGCTTTGTACTGACAAGACGGGCACTCTCACACAAGACAAAATCACACTTATCAAACATATCGACGGCGATGGACGCGACTCGGAAGAAGTCTTCCTCTACTCATATCTCAACAGCGCCTATCAAACGGGTGTCAAAAATCCACTTGATCGGGCTATTGTGGAACACGGGAAGCCGGATATTTCTGCGTATGAAAAAGTGGATGAAGTGCCGTTTGATTTTGTACGTCGGCGCGAGTCTTTGGTTGTCGCAAAGCGTGGCGAAAAGATATTGACTACCAAGGGTGCGCCGGAACATGTGTTGCCGATTGTGTCTTCCATTCGCATTGCCGGGAAGAATATTCCCATGGATGCGGTGCGCCGGACGTTGCTCCAGCAATCAGCGGAGACGTTGTTTGGGGAAGGGTTCCGTGTGTTGGCAATTGCGACCAAGACGCTCGACGCCGATGACTATACCTACAATGCTGCGGATGAGTCGGATATGACTTTTGTCGGGTTTGCCGCATTTCTTGATCCTCCGAAGAAAGATGCGATGCAGACGATTCAAGAGCTTTCTGATCTCGGTGTCTCGGTGAAGATTCTCACGGGGGATAGCGATACACTCACGCGGAAGATTTGCGCGGACATTGGTATACCGGTCTTGGGGACGGTTCTTGGAAAAGATATCGATCGACTTTCTGCGTCGGAAGTGGCAATACTCGCTCTCAAGACAACTATTTTTGCTCGTGTGACACCGGCGGAGAAAGAGCGCATCATCCAATCGCTTCGTACGCTTCCCAACACCGTTGTTGGCTATATGGGTGATGGTATCAATGATGTGACCGCGCTTCACGCGGCAGATATCGGCATCTCGGTCGAGAACGCCGTGCCCGTCGCCAAAGACGCGGCAAATATCATTCTCCTTGAGAAGAGTTTCTCGGTCCTCAAGGATGGTATCGAAGAGGGACGGAAGACGTTTCAAAACACGCTCAAATATATCCGCATGTGGATTTCGTCGAATTTCGGAAACATGTTTTCGATGATGGGCGCTTCGGCGGTTCTCCCATTTCTCCCGATGAGTCCTCAGCAGATTCTCCTCAACAACTTCCTCTACGATTCGTCGCAGGTGGGGCTTCCGATGGATCATGTCGACAAGGAATCTATCACGCGCCCGGCGCGATGGAACTTCCGCGGTATTCGTCGATTCATGATTATCTTTGGAACGATTAGCTCGGTCTTTGATTTCCTGACATTTGGTGCGCTCTTCTTATTCTTTGGCCTGAGTGAAGGTGCTTTCCAGACTGGCTGGTTTCTGGAATCCTTGGCGACGCAAATTCTCGTCATCTTCATCGTCCGAACGCGGCACATACCGTTCTTCCGCAGTATCCCAGGTGGATTTCTTATTGCCAATACACTGCTTGTTCTTGCTGTCGGCTGGATCATTGCGCTCTCGCCATTTGGGCGTATCTTTGGTTTCGAGCTCCTACCGTTTCCTGTTTTCCTCACCATATTCACCATCACCATTGCCTACCTCGCCACAGTCGAAATCGCCAAGCGAATCTTCGAGAAGACCGTGCAATTGGAGGGGTAACTTGAATGTATGGCAGCGTAGGAAAGAATATGGAAAGAGTCTCAAAGGGGCGCGTGTGTGGAGCGCGCCTTTGCTTTTTTGGGAGAAACTTTCTACACTGTGTGGACTATGGAGAAGAGTTTTTGGCAACAACTTCCGAAGCCGTTCATGGTGCTCGCGCCGATGGCAGGGGTGACAGATACGGTATTTCGGCAAATCATTGCACGGCGAGCGAAGCCCGATGTTTTTTGGACGGAGTTTGTTTCGTGTGACGGACTCTGCAGTCGCGGTCGGGAGGCTTTGCTTCGTGATTTTCTCTTTATCGAAGATGAGCGACCGATTGTGGCGCAAGTATTTGGCGCGACACCGAAAAACTTCTATGAAACAGCGCGACTTGTTGTTTCACTTGGGTTTGATGGGATTGATATCAATATGGGCTGTCCCGATCGTGCAGTGCTTGGACAGGGTGCGGGTGCGGCGCTCATTCGGACG
Proteins encoded:
- a CDS encoding ribonuclease J, with product MTESSFVSPSSPSSGAAASGAPRRSRNFPRRRPFGENRQNNQNRPTSQSVSSSGMSESHNHRQGFPRTPSRENRQSESSRKPLDLGSISSFLAEPLRNISFERDRKFVVSSASSSPRQSTPLSPRSDRQERSAPSFHGKGRQANRPARAQHSGGQRLASRPGEGADDTSEMSKKTARKFAAARREPKPFIFDRNEGGTVPPIGKGLLRVIPIGGQEEVGRNMTVFEYENDIVIVDMGVQWPEADMPGIDYIVPNISYLKGKEKNIRGVIFTHGHLDHIGAAPILLKELNYPPIIGRDLTIALIKRKVEDHEQGSTSRLKIVPIRSLTDAIQLGAFRAKFFEVEHSIMDAVGVVLETPEGSIIHMGDWTIGKDPINPKPITYTHLADLPKPTILMLESLGALKSGDPPSEREVHQNLKNLLETAPGRIILATFASQVQRIAYIIEYAERIGKKVALEGYSMKMNMEIAKELGYLKAKKETIITVNDIHKYPDNQVLVICTGAQGELNAALSKIVTDNHRFIKLQKKDTIVFSSSVIPGNERSIQRLKDNLYRKCDNVLHSETLDTQGVHLDIHIGGHSTAKGIEEMLRQVRPTFFLPVYANHYFLKEAAKIAGRIGFPAERVFVLDNGGILEVQKGEAKVFPKKADSSYVFIDGLGVGDIGHVVLRDRQMLAQDGMIAITVVIDSKTKKIIGSIQITSRGFIHVKENFDLVNETKRKVTKIVKDSTSRDTSLDWNLVRNNIRDTVGQFLFMKTERRPMVLPVIVEA
- the mgtA gene encoding magnesium-translocating P-type ATPase; this translates as MDHTASSPTEELFPGLSSHEVKDRSERYGENVLAPRRRINPVVSFLKEFTSPLLIILLAVSFVSFFFLGQRTNATIIFAMVLISAVVDFANTFRSERAVERLAERVKTLSRVRRNGKEKEIDARSLVPDDIVLLSAGSLIPADAEVLEARDFFVNQSAFTGESFPTEKRPLGQRSPADRITERDDRVFMGTSVVSGFATVRILLIGKETEYGKIASHVSEEKGETDFERNIRGFSLFVMRLNFVLVGLVLLVNTLLGRDFVESLTFSIAIAIGLTPELLPVMLSVSLARGSVRMAKKHAIVKNLSSIQNFGSMTVLCTDKTGTLTQDKITLIKHIDGDGRDSEEVFLYSYLNSAYQTGVKNPLDRAIVEHGKPDISAYEKVDEVPFDFVRRRESLVVAKRGEKILTTKGAPEHVLPIVSSIRIAGKNIPMDAVRRTLLQQSAETLFGEGFRVLAIATKTLDADDYTYNAADESDMTFVGFAAFLDPPKKDAMQTIQELSDLGVSVKILTGDSDTLTRKICADIGIPVLGTVLGKDIDRLSASEVAILALKTTIFARVTPAEKERIIQSLRTLPNTVVGYMGDGINDVTALHAADIGISVENAVPVAKDAANIILLEKSFSVLKDGIEEGRKTFQNTLKYIRMWISSNFGNMFSMMGASAVLPFLPMSPQQILLNNFLYDSSQVGLPMDHVDKESITRPARWNFRGIRRFMIIFGTISSVFDFLTFGALFLFFGLSEGAFQTGWFLESLATQILVIFIVRTRHIPFFRSIPGGFLIANTLLVLAVGWIIALSPFGRIFGFELLPFPVFLTIFTITIAYLATVEIAKRIFEKTVQLEG